From the Deltaproteobacteria bacterium genome, the window GGAGTATAGGGTTTCACCCCGTCCAGGACGGGGTGCATCTCGTCCATGAACATGGGGACAAACATGGTCACCGTAGTTCCGATCAGAATCACAATGGTGGCCAACAGAGCAAAAATAACGGGTGATCTGTAAAGTTTTCCAGTCATCTTCACCTCCCCTATGCTGCCGCCACCGGAACATTTTTAGCCCGGCGGACAGTCATGAAAATATTATAGAGAAAAAAGAACATGCCCAAGGTAAAGATAATTCCTCCGACGGTTCGCATCTCCCAGTAGGGATAGTTTCGGGCCAGCGTCTCCACGAAGGTGTACTGGAGGTTTCCTTCGGGAGTCGTTGCCTTCCAGAGCGCGCCCTGCTGTATTCCGGTGATCCACATGGTTATGGAAAAGATCAATTGCCCCACGAGAACCAGCCAGAAGTGGATGTTCGCGATCCCTTCGCTGTAGATCTCGGTATTATAGATCTTGGGAAGGACATAGTAGATCGAGGCCACAGCGGTCAGGGTTACCCATCCCATGGTTCCCATGTGGACATGACCGGGAACCCAGTCGGTAAAGTGGACGAGGGAACTCACCACGCGGATTGCTTGGGTCGGTCCCTGGATCGTCTGGAGTCCGTAGAATGTGATGGCCAAGATAAAGAACTTTGTCAGGTAGTTTGTCCGCATCTTCGACCAGTCGGCCCCTACAGTGTAGTAACCGTTCACCACTGATCCCCAAGAGGGAGCAATGAGAAAGATCGAAAAAGCAATGGCCACGGTCTGGAGCCAATCGGGAACAGGCGTATAGACAAGATGATGCGCACCGGTCCAGACATAGGCGAAGATGAGTGACCAGAAGGCAATGATTGACAGCCGGTGGCTGAAGATTGGGATGCCCGTCGATTTGGGGAGAAAATAGTAGAACATGGCCAGAAAAGGAGTGGTGAAGAGAAAACCGACGGCATTGTGGCCGTACCACCATTCGACATTGGCATCGTTCATCCCGGCAAAGAGGGAATAAGATTTAAACCATCCAGCGGGGACAGCCAGATTGTTGACAATATAGAGGATGGCGATGGCGACAACCGTGGCGATAATATACCAGAGGGAGACGTACATCTGCTTTTCCTTGCGTTTGATGATGGTTCCAAAAATATTGATGGCCAGCATCACCCAGAGAATCACCACCCCGATATCAAGAGGCCACTCCAACTCGGCGTATTCCTTGGACTGGGTCATCCCCAGGAGAAGCGTCACCAGAGCAAGGGCAATCGCTGCATTAAAAAGATAGAGCTGGAAACGGGCCAGCCTAGGAAAGAGGAGCGGCCGTCTCGTCAGACGCATGGTGATATAATAGAAGAGAGCAAAGATCACCCCCACACCCAAGCCGAAAGCCATGATGTTGGTATGAACAGTCCGAATCCGGCCATAGGTAAAAAGTGGCGGGACATTGAAGGCTGGATGCCAGAGCTGAATCGAGATCCAGAGACCGAAGACGATCCCCACGACCCCCCAGAAGATCGAGGAATAGATAAACCCCGCAACTGTCTGGTGGTCATAATCATAGGTGTCGGAAAAAGCCATGATTTCCCTCCTCTTGAATGTAATGAAATTCCCCTGTCAAGTACAGGGCCTCTAAAGTGGTGCCGGGTAAGCCCCGGTTCACTCTCCAACGGGTTTACTAAAAAGATTTACCAACGCTCGCTTTTGTTGTTTTCGGGTTTGTTGTAAATTGTTCAGCAATATTAATCAGTTGAGAGAGGGGTCCATGTTCTACTCCAAAGACCACAAAACCAGCTACTTATTCGATCCTTTCGAGTTCCTGAGGGAAGCAAAGACGCAAGTTGCTTACACAATCCTGGACACATCTCTTCCGGGAGGAGATCCTTCCCGATCTATCCGTAGAGAAACTTGCTCCTTATATCTTGACCAAAAAGGTGTGAACCTCCAAACAACTTCTGTTGCCTGATACGCCATGGAGTATCAGGCCAAGCTTTGAAGTAAAAAACAAGAATACGGTGGCATTTGAGGGCCCCAGGGCGGCCTCGTCTTCGTTACGCTCCCTGCGCCGCACCACAGGGGGCACGCCTCAGTCCCATGCCTTGACGAGACCGCCCTGCAGCCCTCTCGGTACGTCACAGTATTTGCGAACAGGACCACTTAGGCAATACCGCGCGTATTTGGTTCTCATTCAGGGAACGGGAAAGCATCCAGTCCTGTTGCTCTTGAAGAATGCAGCAGGTTGTCAAAGGTATAGGATTTCAGTTGTTCTTTCACCACTTCCTGAATTGCCAACCAGACGGGATGGACTGTACAGAACGGGCTTCGATGGCATCCCCGCTCCTTAATGACACAGTCGTTGAGTCCCACGCCCCCATCTTCGATGCAGTTGATTACATCGTAGAGTGAGATCTCTGCCGGTTTTTTGAGGAGATGCACCCCACCACCCACGCCCCGGCTCGATTCTACCAGTTTTTCCCTCGCCAGTTTCTGGACAATCTTCGGGAGAAAACTGGAAGGAATTTCCATCGTCCCGGCGATCTCTGCGACCGAGGCTTTGGTCTCCGGCCTGCCGGAAAGGAAAAGAACGCAACGAACTGCATAGTCTGTCTCACGTGTGATCCGCATAATTAAAGAGTAAATTACTCCTGTTTGAGGGAGGTGTCAACCCTTTTTTCAGGCGATCGTAATAAAATCTTTAACAACAACCCAAGACCCTACGATTACAGGGAGAAAGAATATGCTTATGAAGCATACCATACGGAAAGCAGGCCTGACTCGGAGCACCGAAAGCCATTACTGCAACCGAGCACCATCATCTATTGGCCCGTATCTTTTTATAAGATGTTCAGAAGCAAAAAATGGACCTTCTGGATAATTTTAAATAGTTGAGGAATACTCGTCCAGCCATGCACAGACCTGTCGGGATAATTTCTGCAGGGATATGGAAGGTTCTTTCCGGATCCGTGTGCCGATCCGGTGTTACGCGTGTGCCAAAATCAGCTGCCCAAAGGGGGGCATCAAAGCGATGTTCTTTGGGCGTCGATTCTTTACTTTCACCCGAAATAGAGGTGTACCCGGTCTCCCCGGAGGATTCCGGTCTTCTCCTGGGCGCTTCCCATGAAACAGAAGATCTCCATCAGATCAAAGCTGTTAAGGATGATTCCGGGAGCGTCGGTCCGGTTCTCCGCATAGGATTGATAGAACCCGCGAAACTTTTTGCCGCCGATCTCGACAACAAAATCCTGATTCTCGAAGGCCTCCAGATGTTGCCGCTGAATATTGGTAATCAGGTTGCCGAAACGATCCACATGAATCACCTCTCCCCGCAACCGATCTTCGCTGATCAGCAACTGGGGGATGTTCAACTGTTTGTAGTCGGAGATTTCCGGCCCCATCTTTTCCCGGCTCACCCCTCGGGAGAGCCAGGCCGCAACGGGGGCGAAGATATCCCGGCCGTGGAACGTCCGGCTGACCGGCTTTCGCATATACCTGTCCGCTGTAATCTCCCGTACCGTACACCTTCCAGCGTCGGCAAAAAGGAGGGAAAGCGCTCCGTTATCCGGGGCCAGAAAAATGGAATTCTCCCATTCCACGAGAAGCGGCCGCCTTCCCGTTCCGACACCGGGATCGACCACAACGAGATGAATCGTCCCTTCGGGAAAGTATCGACAGGAACAGGAGAGTGTGTAAAGAGCCTCTTCCACATTGTGTCGCTCAATCTCATGGGTCAGGTCAACGATCCGGACCTCTGGATTGACGGCCAGGATCACTCCCTTCATGATGCCCACAAAGGGGTCCCGGTATCCGAAATCGGTAATCAGTGTAATGGTTGGGATCGTCGTTTCCGTCATTCTTCCCTCCTGCGGTTTGGGGATCGAACTTACGGTGTACCATTCTCCCTCTACAGAGTCAAGCCGCCGATCTCTTTACGGAGTTTTTCGAGAAACACATAAGAGCGGATTTCCCGGCCGAGAAGGTTCCGGAAATAGAGATGGAGCAACTCCCGCAGCTCCCTGTTCAACTTCCGTTCCAGTCGTATATGTCCAAGACGTTCTTCCGTCAGAGTGAGGACCTCCTCCCAGAAGCGAAGGCACCCGCGGGAGAGCGCGGTTCCCTCGTCGGTGCGCCCCCGACACTTCCGGCAGAGAATTCCCCCCTGACGGAGGGAAAACCGAAAGGGCTCCGTCCCGCCGCCGCATTGCACACAGGCATTCATCTTTGGGGCGAAACCCGCCAGCACAAGCAGCCGGATTTCGAAAATCCGGAGAATCGGTTCCGTTTCAACGACTTCCTGCAGACGGTTCAGGGTCTGCAAAAGAAGCTGAAAAATTTCCGGTGCAGCCTCCCGTTCAGGTAAAAGGCCCAGTACAAGCTCCGCCAGATATTGACCGGAAGCAGAACGAAAAAGGTCCTCCCGGACCCTTCTGAAGGAATGGAGAATGTCGAAATGATTGATGTTGACCAGGTTTTTCTCTTCCCGGTCGAAGTAGATGAGCGTACCGTGCGTAAGCGTCTCCAGGGCGGGTCCGAAACGGCTTTTGAGGCGCCGGGCGCCCCGAGCCAGACCGGCCAGTTTGCCGTGGTCCGGTGTCAGGAAGGTTACGATCCGGTCGGCATCCCGGTAATCAATCTTCCGAAGGACAATCGATTCCGAAGAGTAGAGGGGCATATCTTCCTGTCCGTTGGGGGGGGCGATGCCGCTGTGCTATCCGATCGGCATCAGGGCCGTGGCAATCGAAAAATAGATCAGGATTCCCACCAGGTCGGTAGAGGTCGTCACAAAAGGATTCGTGGCCACCGCCGGATCGATCCCTAATTTTTTAAAAATCATCGGATAAAGAACACCAATGGTTACGGCGAAGAGCATGGAGGCGCAGATCGAAAGCCCGACCACCAGTCCCAGCAATGGGGACGAATGGTAGAAAATATAGGTAAAGATCCCGAGGAGGTTGCCGTAAACAAACCCCAGAAGGAGCCCGACGCGGACCTCCTTGAAGATCACCGGCAGGAGATTATCGAGCCCGATCCGACCGAGGGCCATTCCACGAACGACAATAACGGCGCTCTGCCCGCCGATGTTCCCTCCCATCCCGAGGATGACCGGGATAAATGCCGCCAGTGCAATGACCTTGTTCATCGAATTCTGAAAAGAGGCGATCAGATAGGAATTCACAACCCCGGCAACCAGGGTCGCCGTCAGCCAGGGAAAGCGGAGACGGGCGATCTTGAAAGAAGACTTGCTCGTAATCTCTTCATCGTCGGTCCCGGCCATTTTGTAGAGATCTTCCGTCGCCTCTTCCCGGATAACGCCAATAACGTCGTCGACGGTTACGACCCCCTGGAGCCGATGGGCCTCGTCCACCACGGGAATGGCCAGCAGATCGTATTTTTCCACCTCCCGGGCGACCTCTTCCTGGTCGGTGTCCACCGTCACATAGACGACATCGGAATTCATAATCTCCCGCACCGTCTGATCGGGAGTCCCGACAATCAACTGCCGAAGGGAGATGACACCCAACAGGTGCTGATGGCGGTCAACAACATAGAGGTAGAACACCATCTCGAAATCTTCCGCCCGGCGGACCTCTTCAACCGCATCGCCGACGGTCATATCTTCATAAACATGAAAAACGTCGGTCGTCATGATCCCGCCGGCGGTATCCTCGTCGTAGTCGAGGAGCTTTTTGACGTCGGCGACCCCGTCCTCGTTCTTCATGAGGTCAAGAATTTCCTGGGCCTTCTCCTCTTCAAGGGACCCGAGCAGGTCGGCGGCATCGTCCGACTCCATCTCCTGGACAATCTCCGAAGTCTCCTGCGGATTGAGATCGGCCACAAGTTCATCCCAGAGCGCTTCTCCCATTTCACTTACCACATCGGCCGCCAGGATCTCATTGGCCCGGACGATGTTAAAGAGCTTCTTCTTTTCCTCCAGCGAGATATGCCGGAAAAGATGGGCGATATCGGCCGGATGGGTCTGTTCAAGGATCCGGAGGATATTCAGATTTGCATTCCGTTCCAGATAGCGCCGGATCGACCGTAATGTAATTTCAAATTTCTTCGTATGCATGCTCTACTCAAAAAAAAGAGATCGTCTCTACTCGTATCCCAGTTCCCGGAGCATCCTGACCTGACTGCGCCAGTCTTTCCGGACCTTGACCCAGAGACGCAGAAAGACCTGGGAGCCCAGGAGCGATTCGACCTCCGGACGGACGAGGGAACCGATTGCCCGCAACATCCGCCCCCCCTTCCCGATCAGAATCCCTTTCTGTGAATCCTTTTCCACATAGATGACGGCATCCACATCGACCAGTTTTCCGGAAGGACGGGCCTTGACCTGTTCAACCCGGACGGCCACGGAATGCGGGATCTCCTTCTCGGTCCGGAAAATGATTTTCTCTCGAATCATCTCGGCGATCATAAAACGTTTGGAAACATCGGTCAGGCTCTCTTCCGGAAAATAGGGAGGTCCTTCCGGCAACGCATCCGCAATCACCTCTTCGAGACGATCGACGCCGTCCCCGGTCAGCGCCGAAATCGGCACAACCTCCTGGAAACTCAGTTTTTCCCGGTACGCGGAAATCAGGGGAAGAATCCGCTCCTTTTGTATCGTATCTATCTTGTTTATAATCAAATAGATCGGCCTACTTACCTCATGTAATCTATGCAGTATGAAATCGCCCTGTTCAAGAAACCTGATCTCCGGTTCTACGAGAAAGAAAATCAAATCCGCATCTTTCAGAGCGGCAAGAGCCGTCTGAACCATCCTCTCGTTTAAGCGACGTTTCGCCTTGTGAATTCCCGGCGTATCGAGAAAAAGAACCTGGTACCGGTCCGTCGTCCTGATCCCCAGGATACTGTTCCGCGTGGTCTGGGGTTTGTCGGTCACGATGGAAATTTTCTCCCCGATAATCCGGTTCATCAGGGTCGATTTCCCCACATTCGGCCGCCCGATCAGGGCCACGTAGCCCGAACGGAACACATTTTTTGTTTCATACGACGCCATCATCACCCCGCCGTTCAGAATAATCCCTTCAGACGCACCAAGTCCGACGTGCAACAATCTAACAGATGCATCGTAAGAGGTCAATCTCGCAAATTCTTCAGAAGAGTTCGAGCTGATTTCGCTGGATCTCGGGGAAGCGGATGGCATACTTCCCGGAGAAGCAGGCCAGGCAATATCCGTCCGCCTGATCAGGAACGGCCTCCATCATCTTTTCTACACTGAGGTAGCCCAGGGAATCGGCCGTAATATAGCGGCGGATGTCCTCCACGGTATGGGAGGAGGCGATCAACTCTTTCCGCGTGGGAGTGTCGATCCCGTAGAAGCAGGGATGAGTGGTCGGGGGGGAACTGACCCGCATGTGAACCTCCCGGGCCCCCGCATCCCGCACCATCTTGACGATCTTCCGGCTGGTGGTCCCCCGAACGATGGAGTCATCCACAAGGATAACCCGTTTCCCTTGCAGGGCTTCCCGGACGGGGTTCAGCTTCAGTTTGACGCCGAAATGGCGGATGGCGTGCTCCGGTTCGATAAAGGTCCGACCGACATAGTGGTTCCGGATCAGGGCCGGTTCAAAGGGAATCCCCGATTCTTCGGCATAACCGAGGGAGGGGGGCATTCCGGAATCGGGAACGGGAACCACCACGTCGGCCTCGACGGGATGTTCCCGGGCCAGCGCACGGCCGAAATTCATCCGGACGGTATTGACCGTATTTCCGAAGATTACACTGTCGGGACGGGCAAAATAGACATGCTCGAAGATGCAGGCCTTCCGTTCCTTCCGGGGAAAGGGAAAACTGGAATGAGCTCCTTCGTTATTCACGATCAGCATCTCCCCCGGTTTGATTTCCCGCAGATATTCCGCTTCGATCAGGTCGAAGGCACAGGTCTCCGAGGCAACCACATAGGCTTCATCCATCTTCCCCAGGACCAGGGGTCGAATCCCACGGGGATCCCGGACGGCGATCATCTCCTTTTCATTCATAAAAAGCATGGAATAGGCCCCTTTGACCCGGTTCAAGGCATCAACGATCCGGTCCGCGAGGGTTGCATACTTGGAGACGGCAATGAGGTGAACGACCACCTCCGTGTCGCTGGTCGTATGAAAGATGGAGCCGTAGGCCTCCAACTGGTCCTTGATATACTGCGCATTCAGCAGGTTCCCGTTATGGGCGACACTCATCTGCCCCAGGGAGTAGTTGACCAGAAGGGGTTGGACATTCTTCAGTAGGCTCTCGCCTGCGGTGGAGTAACGATTGTGCCCCATGGCAGCTCTTCCCGAAAGCCGGTTCAGGCGCTCCCGGGTAAAGATCTCGGAAACCAACCCCATCCCCCGTTCAATACGGATCTTCTTCCCATCGGAGGTGACGATGCCGGCGCCCTCCTGGCCGCGATGCTGCAGGGCATGCAGTCCAAGATAGGCCAGCTTCGAGGCTTCGGGATGATTAAAGATCCCGATGACACCGCATTCTTCGTGAAACTTGTCGAACGGCATGGAGGGTTCCTTTTTATACGGTTGCATCATGGATCATCTGATACCGGATGGCACTACGATGGATTTTTCGGAGGGTTTCAACCGGCCATTGGAAGGTCCGTCCCTGCAGGTCGATCGAAAGGTCCACCCCTCCGACCAGCCCCAGGAAGGTCACGGGGGCGCCGATCCGGTTGGCAATCTCCTTGAAGGTATCGAGGTACTTGTCTTCGATACTGACCACGATGCGGGACTGGCTCTCCCCGAAGAGGAGGACATCGGGACGGAGATCGTCATCCAGGGAAACCCGGGCACCGATATGGGGTCCTGAGCCGGTCAGACAACATTCGGCCAGGGCCACGGCAAGCCCCCCTTCGGAACAGTCATGCGCGGAACGAAGCAGACCCGCTTCACAGGCCTTCAGCACCGTTTCCTGCACCGTTCGCTCTTTCTCCAGGTCGAGGACCGGCGGCGGCCCGCTGACTTGTCCATGCATGACTTCAAGATACTTCGAGCCGCCCAACTCCTCGAGGGTCTCGCCCACGAGCAGGATCGCATCTCCTTCTTGTTTGAACCATTGCGTCATGTGTCGATGCACATCCTCAATCAGCCCCACCATCCCGACGGTCGGCGTCGGCCAGATCGCCTCTCCCTTCGTTTCATTGTAGAAACTGACGTTCCCGCTCACCACCGGCGTCCCCAGTGCCCGGCAGGCGGCGCTCATCCCCTCCACGGCCTGCACAAACTGCCACATGATCTCCGGCTTCTCGGGATTGCCGAAATTCAGGCAGTCCGTGATGGCCATCGGACGGGCCCCGGCGCAGACCACATTCCGGGCCGCTTCGGCCACGGCGGCCATCCCGCCGACATAGGGATCAAGATAGCAATAGCGACCGTTGCAGTCGGTGGAGACGGCGATCCCTTTCTTCGTCCCCTTCACCCGGATGACGGCGGCGTCGGAGCCGGGAAGGACGATGGTATTGGTCCGGACCATGTGATCGTACTGCTCGAAGACCCACTCCTTGTCGGCGATGTCGTGGTCGCCCAGGAGGATCGGGAGGATTTCCTGAAGGTCCACGGGAACGGAGATCAAATCAAGATCGAGGATGCGCCGCTCACGCTGCGTCTCCGATTCTCCATGGGGCCGGTCGTATATCGGCGCCTGCTGCGCGATCTTAAGAGCCGGGATCTCGGCGACCTGTTTCCCGCCGTCGAGGATGCGCAGCATACCGTCATCCGTCACGCGGCCGATGGTGACGGCCTCTAGGTCCCACTTTTTGAAGATTTCATGGATCGCCTCTTCATTTTCTTTTTCGGCCACGAGGAGCATTCTCTCCTGCGATTCGGAGAGCATGATCTCGTAGGGGATCATCCCCTCTTCCCGGCGGGGCACAAGCGACAGGTCGAGTTCCACCCCCGTCCCGGCCCGGCCGGCCATCTCGCAGGAGGAACTGGTCAGACCCGCTCCTCCCATGTCCTGGATACCGACGAGGAGATCCTTTTTCATGACCTCAAGACAGGCCTCAAGGAGCAGTTTCTCCATGAAGGGGTCGCCGACCTGGACGGTCGGTTTCTTCTGTTCCGAATCATCGACGAACTCCTCCGAGGCCATGGTCACCCCGTGGATGCCGTCCCGGCCGGTCCTGGATCCGACGTAGATCACCACGTTCCCGGGTCCGGAGGCATACCCCCGGAAGATCCCGTCCGATGCGGCGATCCCCAGCGTAAAGGCGTTGACGAGGCAGTTGCCGTTATAGCAGTCGGAGAAACAGATCTCCCCGCCGATCGTGGGAACCCCCATGCAGTTGCCATATCCGGCTATTCCGTCGACGACGCCGTCCAATAAATATTGGTTATGGGGTTCCGTCAGTTTTCCGAAACGGAGGGAATTCATGTTCGCCACGGGGCGCGCCCCCATGGTGAAGACGTCCCGCATGATCCCGCCGACACCGGTAGCGGCCCCCTGGTAAGGTTCAATGAAGGATGGGTGGTTATGGCTTTCCATTTTGAAGACCGCGGCGAGACCATCTCCGATATCGATGACGCCCGCATTCTCGCCCGGTCCTTCGATCACGTAAGGGGCTTCGGTCGGAAACTTCTTCAGGTGGAGACGGGAACTCTTGTAACTACAGTGTTCGCTCCACATCACGGAAAAAATCCCCAATTCCGTAAAGGTCGGCTTCCTTCCGAGGATCGACAGGATCCGCTCGTACTCCTCCGGAGAGAGTCCATGCTGCTGAACGATTTCTTCCGTGATGACAGGTTCCTGCATGACCGTTCCTTTGTTCCGGCGTTGTAAAAAGTCCGCCTGCGATCTTACTGAACGTGATGGAGGATCGACTCGAAAATTCCTCTTCCGTCTTCGTTGCCGAGAATCGCTTCGGCGCACCGTTCCGGGTGCGGCATCATCCCGAGGACATTCCGCTTCTCATTAACGATCCCGGCGATGTTCTCCCTGGAACCGTTGGGGTTGGCCGATGCATCGGTTTTTCCGTACGGATCGCTGTAACGGAAAAGGACACGGTCCTCTTCGTTCAACCGGGCCAGGGTTTCCGCATCGGCGTAATAGTTGCCGTCGGCATGGGCAATGGGAATCCGGAGGACCTCACCCGCCTCAAGTTGATTCGTAAAAGGAGTTTCTGAGCTTTCCGTACGTAACCATACGTCTTTACAGATAAATTTAAGGGATTCATTTCGCTTCATTGCGCCGGGAAGAAGGCCCGACTCCAGCAGGATCTGGAATCCGTTGCAGATCCCGAAGACCAGCCCGCCCCCTTCCGCAAAGTCCCGGACCGCCTTCATGACCGGCGAAAACTTTGCAATCGCCCCGGTACGCAGATAGTCTCCGTAGGAGAACCCTCCGGGGAGGATCAGACAGTCGATTCCGGTGATCTTCTCCTCCTTGTGCCAGATGAATTCCGCTTCCCCGCCCAGGACGTGCCGGGTCACATGATAGCAGTCGTGATCACAGTTGGAGCCGGGAAATACCACGATGCCGAATCTCATGCCTCGATCTCCACCCGGTAATCTTCGATCACGGTATTGGCGAGAAGCTTCTCGCACATCGAGTGTACGGCCTTCTCCGCATCTGCTGCGGACATCTCCCCGAGAGAGACCTCCATGTATTTACCGATCCGGACCTCCTGCACCCCCTCAAATCCGAGATTATCGAGGGCGTGCTTGACGGTCTTCCCCTGGGGATCAAGAACCCCCTCTTTCAGTGTCACATAGACCCTGGCCTTCAGCATCATTCGCCCCCTTCGCAGACAATCCCGCAGATCTCATTGTAGGCTTCTTCGACTCCGCCCAGGTCACGACGGAAACGGTCCTTGTCCATTTTCTTCAGGGTCTCCTTCTCCCAGAGCCGCATGGTATCCTGACAGATTTCATCGCCGAGGAGGATCTCTCCATGATGGCGCCCGAACTCAATCTTGAAATCAACGAGGATAAACCCCTTTTCATCGAAAAACCCGGAGAGCGTCGCATTCACCTTTTCCGTGTAACCGATGAGAAGGTCGATCTCCTCCCGTGCAGCCCAGCCGAGGGCCAGAACATGTTCGACCGTGATCAGCGGATCCCCCAGGTCATCGTTTTTGTAGGAAAATTCGATGACCGGCTGTTTCAGGAGGGTCCCCTCCTCCAGGCCGTACCGCCTTGCCATCGTGCCGGCCACCCGGTTACGAACGATCACCTCCAGGGGGAGGATCTCGAGACGTTTGACCAGCATCTCTCGATCGTTCAGCCGTTTCACAAAGTGGGTTTTGACCCCGGCCGCCTCGACCCGGCGGAAAAGCGCCTCGGAAATTTTGTTGTTTACGACACCTTTGTTGACGATGGTGCCCCGTTTCTGATTATTGAAGGCCGTGGCGTCATCCTTGAAATACTGGATCAGGTAATCGGGATCCTCCGTCTCGTAGAGGATCTTGGCCTTCCCTTCGTAGAGTTTCGCTCCCTTTTCCATTTGGTCTGCTCCCATCACGGACGTCCCGGAGACCGCCTGTCTTACTCCCCGAAGACCCGCTGAAAGATCGTATCCACATGGCGCAGGTAGAACTGCAGGTCGAAGCAGCCTTCGATCTCCTGCGCGTCAAGATGCTTCCTGACCCCCTCGTCGGAGAGAAGCAGGGCCTTGAAGTCCTCCCCTTCGTTCCAGGCCCGCATGGCGTTCCGCTGCACCAGGGCATAAGACTCCTCCCGCGAAACCCCCTTCGAGGCAAGGGCCAGAAGAACCCGCTGGGAAAAGACAAGCCCCCGTGTCCGCCCGATGTTCTCCTGCATCCGCTCCGGGTAGACGATCAGGTTTTCCACAACGCCGCAGAGCCGGTTCAGCATGTAATCGATCAGGATCGTACTGTCGGGGAAGATCACCCTCTCGACCGAAGAGTGGCTGATATCCCGCTCATGCCAGAGGGCGTTGTTCTCCATCGCAGCCAATGCATTGGAGCGGATCACACGGGCCAGCCCGCAGAGATTTTCCGAGGCGATCGGATTTCTCTTGTGCGGCATGGCGGAGGACCCTTTCTGTCCCTTCGAGAAATACTCTTCCGCCTCTCCAACCTCCGTCCGCTGGAGATGCCGGATCTCGAGGGCGATTTTTTCGATCATGGTGGCGATCAGCGCAAGGGCGTTCATATATTCGGCATGACGGTCCCGCTGGATGACCTGCGTGCTGACCCCGGCCGGTTTCAGCCCCGCCTTCTCGCAGACGTAGGCCTCAACGTCCGGGTCGATCTGGGCGAAGTTCCCCACGGCGCCGGAGATCATTCCGTAGGAGATGTTTTCCACGGCATGGTCGAAACGGCGGAGATTCCGCCCCGCCTCTTCATACCAGAGCGCCGGCTT encodes:
- a CDS encoding cytochrome C oxidase Cbb3 (CcoN; FixN), giving the protein MAFSDTYDYDHQTVAGFIYSSIFWGVVGIVFGLWISIQLWHPAFNVPPLFTYGRIRTVHTNIMAFGLGVGVIFALFYYITMRLTRRPLLFPRLARFQLYLFNAAIALALVTLLLGMTQSKEYAELEWPLDIGVVILWVMLAINIFGTIIKRKEKQMYVSLWYIIATVVAIAILYIVNNLAVPAGWFKSYSLFAGMNDANVEWWYGHNAVGFLFTTPFLAMFYYFLPKSTGIPIFSHRLSIIAFWSLIFAYVWTGAHHLVYTPVPDWLQTVAIAFSIFLIAPSWGSVVNGYYTVGADWSKMRTNYLTKFFILAITFYGLQTIQGPTQAIRVVSSLVHFTDWVPGHVHMGTMGWVTLTAVASIYYVLPKIYNTEIYSEGIANIHFWLVLVGQLIFSITMWITGIQQGALWKATTPEGNLQYTFVETLARNYPYWEMRTVGGIIFTLGMFFFLYNIFMTVRRAKNVPVAAA
- a CDS encoding Rrf2 family transcriptional regulator — translated: MRITRETDYAVRCVLFLSGRPETKASVAEIAGTMEIPSSFLPKIVQKLAREKLVESSRGVGGGVHLLKKPAEISLYDVINCIEDGGVGLNDCVIKERGCHRSPFCTVHPVWLAIQEVVKEQLKSYTFDNLLHSSRATGLDAFPFPE
- a CDS encoding SAM-dependent chlorinase/fluorinase, giving the protein MTETTIPTITLITDFGYRDPFVGIMKGVILAVNPEVRIVDLTHEIERHNVEEALYTLSCSCRYFPEGTIHLVVVDPGVGTGRRPLLVEWENSIFLAPDNGALSLLFADAGRCTVREITADRYMRKPVSRTFHGRDIFAPVAAWLSRGVSREKMGPEISDYKQLNIPQLLISEDRLRGEVIHVDRFGNLITNIQRQHLEAFENQDFVVEIGGKKFRGFYQSYAENRTDAPGIILNSFDLMEIFCFMGSAQEKTGILRGDRVHLYFG
- the recO gene encoding DNA repair protein RecO, whose amino-acid sequence is MPLYSSESIVLRKIDYRDADRIVTFLTPDHGKLAGLARGARRLKSRFGPALETLTHGTLIYFDREEKNLVNINHFDILHSFRRVREDLFRSASGQYLAELVLGLLPEREAAPEIFQLLLQTLNRLQEVVETEPILRIFEIRLLVLAGFAPKMNACVQCGGGTEPFRFSLRQGGILCRKCRGRTDEGTALSRGCLRFWEEVLTLTEERLGHIRLERKLNRELRELLHLYFRNLLGREIRSYVFLEKLRKEIGGLTL
- the mgtE gene encoding magnesium transporter; this encodes MHTKKFEITLRSIRRYLERNANLNILRILEQTHPADIAHLFRHISLEEKKKLFNIVRANEILAADVVSEMGEALWDELVADLNPQETSEIVQEMESDDAADLLGSLEEEKAQEILDLMKNEDGVADVKKLLDYDEDTAGGIMTTDVFHVYEDMTVGDAVEEVRRAEDFEMVFYLYVVDRHQHLLGVISLRQLIVGTPDQTVREIMNSDVVYVTVDTDQEEVAREVEKYDLLAIPVVDEAHRLQGVVTVDDVIGVIREEATEDLYKMAGTDDEEITSKSSFKIARLRFPWLTATLVAGVVNSYLIASFQNSMNKVIALAAFIPVILGMGGNIGGQSAVIVVRGMALGRIGLDNLLPVIFKEVRVGLLLGFVYGNLLGIFTYIFYHSSPLLGLVVGLSICASMLFAVTIGVLYPMIFKKLGIDPAVATNPFVTTSTDLVGILIYFSIATALMPIG
- a CDS encoding GTPase Era, which gives rise to MASYETKNVFRSGYVALIGRPNVGKSTLMNRIIGEKISIVTDKPQTTRNSILGIRTTDRYQVLFLDTPGIHKAKRRLNERMVQTALAALKDADLIFFLVEPEIRFLEQGDFILHRLHEVSRPIYLIINKIDTIQKERILPLISAYREKLSFQEVVPISALTGDGVDRLEEVIADALPEGPPYFPEESLTDVSKRFMIAEMIREKIIFRTEKEIPHSVAVRVEQVKARPSGKLVDVDAVIYVEKDSQKGILIGKGGRMLRAIGSLVRPEVESLLGSQVFLRLWVKVRKDWRSQVRMLRELGYE
- a CDS encoding amidophosphoribosyltransferase; its protein translation is MPFDKFHEECGVIGIFNHPEASKLAYLGLHALQHRGQEGAGIVTSDGKKIRIERGMGLVSEIFTRERLNRLSGRAAMGHNRYSTAGESLLKNVQPLLVNYSLGQMSVAHNGNLLNAQYIKDQLEAYGSIFHTTSDTEVVVHLIAVSKYATLADRIVDALNRVKGAYSMLFMNEKEMIAVRDPRGIRPLVLGKMDEAYVVASETCAFDLIEAEYLREIKPGEMLIVNNEGAHSSFPFPRKERKACIFEHVYFARPDSVIFGNTVNTVRMNFGRALAREHPVEADVVVPVPDSGMPPSLGYAEESGIPFEPALIRNHYVGRTFIEPEHAIRHFGVKLKLNPVREALQGKRVILVDDSIVRGTTSRKIVKMVRDAGAREVHMRVSSPPTTHPCFYGIDTPTRKELIASSHTVEDIRRYITADSLGYLSVEKMMEAVPDQADGYCLACFSGKYAIRFPEIQRNQLELF